One genomic window of Polyangium aurulentum includes the following:
- a CDS encoding DUF808 domain-containing protein, producing the protein MAGSSLLALIDDIASILDDVTVMTKVAAQKTAGVLGDDLALNAQQVTGVTADRELPVVWAVAKGSAVNKLILVPAALAISAVLPRLILPLLMIGGAFLCFEGFEKVVHKLFHRDEEKKHHDELVEKLADPSVDPVALEKDKIKGAIRTDFILSAEIVVISLGTVAEASFGRQMGVLVAISALMTVGVYGLVAGIVKLDDAGLYLNRQAGGGQRALGRGILFAAPRLMKALGVIGTAAMFLVGGGIVAHGIPPVEHLIHDLEMGAGPVGFLVPTLANGLVGVLVGGLVLAVVSGVKKVAFAKKAA; encoded by the coding sequence ATGGCCGGAAGCAGCCTGCTCGCTCTGATCGACGACATCGCTTCGATCCTCGACGACGTCACCGTGATGACCAAGGTGGCCGCCCAGAAGACGGCGGGCGTCCTCGGCGACGACCTCGCGCTGAACGCGCAGCAGGTCACCGGCGTGACGGCCGATCGCGAGCTGCCGGTCGTCTGGGCCGTGGCCAAGGGCTCGGCCGTCAACAAGCTCATCCTCGTGCCGGCGGCGCTCGCGATCAGCGCCGTTTTGCCGCGCCTGATCCTGCCCCTGCTCATGATCGGTGGCGCGTTCCTGTGCTTCGAGGGCTTCGAGAAGGTGGTCCACAAGCTGTTCCACCGCGACGAGGAGAAGAAGCACCACGACGAGCTGGTCGAGAAGCTGGCCGATCCGTCGGTCGATCCGGTGGCGCTCGAGAAGGACAAGATCAAGGGGGCGATCCGCACCGACTTCATCCTGTCCGCCGAGATCGTCGTGATCTCGCTCGGGACGGTGGCCGAGGCGTCGTTCGGGCGGCAGATGGGCGTGCTCGTCGCCATCTCGGCGCTCATGACCGTCGGCGTCTACGGCCTCGTGGCCGGCATCGTGAAGCTCGACGACGCCGGGCTGTACCTGAACCGCCAGGCCGGCGGCGGCCAGCGCGCGCTCGGGCGCGGCATCCTCTTCGCCGCGCCGCGGCTGATGAAGGCGCTCGGCGTGATCGGGACGGCGGCGATGTTCCTCGTCGGCGGCGGCATCGTGGCCCACGGCATCCCGCCGGTCGAGCACCTGATCCACGACCTCGAGATGGGCGCCGGGCCGGTCGGCTTCCTCGTGCCGACGCTGGCCAACGGGCTGGTGGGGGTCCTGGTGGGCGGGCTCGTGCTCGCGGTGGTCAGCGGCGTGAAGAAGGTGGCCTTCGCGAAGAAGGCCGCCTGA
- a CDS encoding glutathione S-transferase family protein → MLKVYGFSRVNKFARGNTRDLRVLWALEEMGLPYEIVGMDHPNHDLDRDEFRALNPFAQIPVIDDDGVVVTESGAILLYLARKSGKLMPHDLAGEAQVLRWSIAALSSVEVPVLTMWFVGISGGKGTKPHDALQQWSDMRVKQLDGWLANRTFVATDEFTVADILMTHVLSAGSTDQALLEPYTHVRGYLTRCMDRPAWKRTFDAYCKRVEPA, encoded by the coding sequence ATGCTCAAGGTTTATGGATTCTCTCGAGTGAACAAGTTCGCGCGCGGCAATACGCGGGACCTGCGCGTGCTGTGGGCCCTGGAAGAGATGGGGCTGCCCTACGAGATCGTCGGGATGGATCATCCGAACCACGACCTCGATCGCGACGAGTTTCGCGCGTTGAACCCGTTCGCGCAGATCCCGGTGATCGATGACGACGGCGTCGTGGTGACGGAGTCGGGAGCGATCCTGCTCTACCTCGCGCGGAAGAGCGGCAAGCTGATGCCGCACGACCTCGCGGGGGAAGCGCAGGTGCTGCGCTGGAGCATCGCCGCGCTGAGCTCGGTCGAGGTCCCCGTGCTGACGATGTGGTTCGTCGGCATCAGCGGCGGCAAGGGGACGAAGCCGCACGATGCACTGCAGCAATGGTCGGACATGCGCGTGAAGCAGCTCGATGGATGGCTTGCGAACCGCACGTTCGTCGCGACGGACGAGTTCACGGTCGCCGACATCCTGATGACGCACGTGCTGAGCGCTGGCAGCACCGATCAGGCCCTCTTGGAGCCGTACACGCACGTTCGCGGTTACCTGACGCGCTGTATGGATCGCCCCGCGTGGAAGCGCACGTTCGACGCCTATTGCAAACGCGTCGAACCCGCTTGA
- a CDS encoding DUF2200 domain-containing protein — translation MTKHRIYTTSFASVYPHYVAKAEKKGRTKAEVDEIIRWLTGFSQEELERQIAEKSDFETFFARAPQPNPARANITGVVCGVRVEEVPEPLMREIRYLDKLIDELAKGKPMAKILRS, via the coding sequence ATGACAAAGCATCGGATCTACACAACCAGCTTCGCCAGCGTGTACCCGCATTACGTCGCCAAGGCGGAGAAGAAGGGCCGCACCAAGGCAGAGGTCGACGAGATCATCCGCTGGCTGACCGGCTTCAGCCAGGAAGAGCTCGAGCGCCAAATCGCGGAAAAGTCCGACTTCGAGACGTTCTTTGCCCGGGCGCCCCAGCCGAACCCCGCACGCGCCAACATCACGGGCGTGGTCTGCGGCGTCCGCGTCGAAGAGGTCCCCGAGCCGCTGATGCGGGAGATCCGCTATCTGGACAAGCTCATCGACGAGCTCGCCAAGGGCAAGCCGATGGCGAAGATCCTCAGGAGCTGA
- a CDS encoding WD40 repeat domain-containing protein yields the protein MWNADGRGEPLVLHGHEGIVFSAAWSPDGQRIVTTSEDRTVRVWKADGTGEPLVLRGHQGVVVSAAWSPDGQRIVTASEDKTARVWTDLAPLDDTEDPRLWRATSYCLSIERRITLLNASETTARVDEQACRRRVEAARATTTEPPRAPESTSNGLGLDPTIRDRPVSTSLGCGMCKTQP from the coding sequence GTGTGGAATGCCGACGGGAGGGGCGAGCCCCTCGTCCTTCACGGGCACGAGGGTATTGTCTTCTCGGCGGCGTGGAGCCCCGACGGCCAGCGTATCGTCACCACGTCCGAGGACAGGACGGTGCGGGTGTGGAAAGCCGATGGGACGGGCGAGCCTCTCGTCCTTCGCGGGCACCAGGGTGTGGTCGTTTCGGCGGCGTGGAGCCCCGACGGTCAGCGCATCGTCACCGCGTCCGAGGACAAGACCGCGCGGGTGTGGACCGACCTCGCCCCACTCGACGACACCGAGGACCCGAGGCTGTGGCGCGCGACGTCCTACTGCCTGTCCATCGAGCGCAGGATCACGCTCTTGAACGCATCGGAAACCACGGCCCGCGTCGACGAACAAGCCTGCCGGCGCCGCGTGGAAGCGGCCCGCGCGACGACCACCGAGCCCCCTCGAGCACCGGAAAGCACTTCTAACGGGCTCGGCCTGGATCCGACCATCCGCGACCGACCAGTCTCGACCTCTCTCGGGTGCGGGATGTGCAAAACACAACCTTGA
- a CDS encoding LysR family transcriptional regulator → MQNQSWDDYRILLAVARSGSFLAAGRALGLATSTVGRRLDAWEARVGTALLRRGAGGVALTDEGRAQVAVAEKLEAQLAAGPRMPDARDAALQGRIRVTAGEGFGELLLEVCAAFRKEHPGVLFELLLDARTLDLARGQADVAVRTVRPRGDGLVARKVAEIRFGLFASPAYLARVGMPRQVGDLAAHEFVGFSGFLVHMTEAAWLETLGARARPISVNWVRGVVDATCRGLGIGALPVPVATGLGLVRVLPREEPAPIPVWIVLHRDARRAKHIAAFADFLAAYAPSATGYSAPARTR, encoded by the coding sequence ATGCAAAACCAGAGCTGGGACGACTACCGCATTCTCCTCGCCGTCGCGCGCTCGGGCTCGTTCCTCGCGGCGGGGCGCGCGCTCGGGCTCGCGACGAGCACCGTCGGCCGGCGGCTCGACGCCTGGGAGGCGCGCGTCGGCACGGCCCTCTTGCGGCGGGGCGCGGGCGGGGTCGCGCTCACCGACGAGGGACGCGCGCAGGTGGCCGTGGCCGAGAAGCTCGAGGCCCAGCTGGCCGCCGGACCGCGCATGCCCGACGCGCGCGACGCCGCGCTCCAGGGCCGCATCCGCGTCACCGCGGGCGAGGGCTTCGGCGAGCTGCTGCTCGAGGTGTGCGCGGCGTTCCGCAAGGAGCATCCCGGGGTCTTGTTCGAGCTCCTTCTCGACGCGCGCACGCTCGATCTCGCGCGCGGACAGGCCGACGTCGCCGTGCGCACGGTGCGCCCCCGGGGCGACGGGCTCGTGGCGCGCAAGGTCGCGGAGATCCGGTTCGGGCTCTTCGCGTCGCCCGCGTACCTCGCCCGCGTGGGCATGCCGCGGCAGGTGGGTGACCTCGCGGCGCACGAGTTCGTCGGGTTCAGCGGCTTCCTGGTGCACATGACCGAAGCGGCGTGGCTCGAGACGCTGGGCGCGCGCGCGCGGCCCATCAGCGTGAACTGGGTCCGGGGCGTGGTCGACGCGACGTGCCGCGGGCTCGGCATCGGCGCGCTGCCCGTGCCTGTCGCGACGGGCCTGGGCCTCGTGCGCGTGCTCCCGCGCGAGGAGCCCGCGCCCATTCCGGTGTGGATCGTGCTCCACCGAGACGCCCGGCGCGCGAAGCACATCGCCGCGTTCGCCGACTTCCTCGCGGCCTACGCGCCGAGCGCGACGGGCTACAGCGCACCCGCTCGTACGCGCTAG
- a CDS encoding NAD-dependent epimerase/dehydratase family protein: MQAFVTGATGFLGQNLSDVLLERGWAVTALVRAPSAAAHLARRGVRLAEGDLADAASVARALPEDVDAFFHVAGDVSMWAPDRQRQWAVNVDGTQACVDAARARRAKRFVLTSTAGVWGLHDAPFDEGTTRSGAVARIPYLASKAEGERRVLDSGLDAVVLNPGHIVGAYDRTGWSNTLELVREGKLAASPPGRGTFCHARRVAEAHESAARLGRAGERYLLGGADAAYAEVTALCARLLGIATTPRTAPGFVLKTVARLADAGSRISRKPPPITPALATILCGTLTFRSDKAQRELGYAPSTLEAMFADALAWQTANARA, encoded by the coding sequence ATGCAAGCATTCGTGACGGGGGCGACGGGATTTCTCGGGCAGAACCTTTCGGACGTACTCCTGGAGCGCGGGTGGGCGGTGACTGCGCTGGTGCGCGCGCCGTCCGCGGCGGCGCACCTCGCGCGGCGCGGCGTGCGTCTCGCGGAGGGTGACCTCGCGGACGCCGCGAGCGTCGCGCGCGCCTTGCCCGAGGACGTCGACGCCTTCTTCCACGTCGCGGGCGACGTCTCGATGTGGGCGCCGGACCGGCAGCGGCAGTGGGCGGTCAACGTGGACGGCACGCAGGCGTGCGTCGACGCTGCCCGCGCGCGGCGCGCGAAGCGCTTCGTGCTCACGTCGACGGCCGGCGTGTGGGGGCTCCACGACGCGCCCTTCGACGAGGGCACGACGCGGTCCGGCGCGGTGGCGCGCATCCCCTACCTGGCCAGCAAGGCCGAGGGTGAGCGACGTGTGCTCGACAGCGGACTCGACGCGGTCGTGCTGAACCCCGGCCACATCGTGGGCGCGTACGACCGCACCGGCTGGAGCAACACCCTCGAGCTCGTGCGCGAGGGAAAGCTCGCGGCCTCGCCGCCCGGCCGCGGGACGTTCTGCCACGCGCGCCGCGTCGCCGAGGCGCACGAGAGCGCGGCCCGCCTGGGGCGCGCGGGCGAGCGCTACCTGCTCGGCGGCGCCGACGCCGCTTACGCCGAGGTGACCGCCCTGTGCGCGCGGCTGCTCGGGATCGCGACGACGCCTCGCACCGCGCCGGGGTTCGTCCTGAAGACCGTCGCGCGGCTCGCGGACGCCGGCAGCCGGATCTCGCGCAAGCCACCCCCGATCACGCCCGCCCTCGCGACGATCCTCTGCGGCACGCTGACGTTTCGGTCTGACAAGGCGCAGCGCGAGCTCGGGTATGCGCCCTCCACGCTCGAGGCGATGTTCGCCGACGCGCTCGCGTGGCAGACGGCGAACGCGCGCGCGTAG
- a CDS encoding BtrH N-terminal domain-containing protein: protein MPIVNDIEPRGMQHCETTALGVLLRHEGLDLSEPMLFGLGSGLSFIYWDSKGMAFPFLGGRVKPFDLTRNLAARIGLTLRVEETTSPRKAWENVAAPIDAGRPVGLQLDCHHLEYFRSKVHFGGHVVAMYGYDEHDVYLVDTGQQGGAVRTSRASLAMARTERGPMTARNRSFTITLSEHSRRWQDQIIPAIRDCADAFLAAPIANLGHRGIEKAAEQVPQWLARVGNPQQDLPQAALLMEKAGTGGALFRALYRDFLGECIQRIDDSNLRAGHALYAEAAPLWTHVATLITKAGESGDVGHLEKARVILHDLSRIEKNAMQVLRRL, encoded by the coding sequence ATGCCCATCGTGAACGACATCGAGCCTCGCGGCATGCAGCATTGCGAGACAACGGCGCTGGGGGTGCTGTTGCGGCATGAGGGACTCGACCTGTCCGAGCCCATGCTGTTCGGGCTGGGCTCGGGCCTGTCCTTCATCTATTGGGACAGCAAGGGCATGGCGTTTCCCTTTCTCGGAGGCCGCGTCAAGCCCTTCGACCTCACCAGGAACCTGGCTGCCAGGATCGGGCTGACATTGCGGGTCGAGGAGACCACCTCGCCGCGCAAGGCGTGGGAGAATGTGGCCGCCCCCATCGATGCCGGCCGGCCGGTCGGCCTTCAGCTCGACTGCCATCACCTGGAGTACTTCCGGTCCAAGGTGCATTTCGGCGGCCATGTCGTCGCAATGTACGGCTACGACGAGCACGACGTTTACCTGGTGGACACCGGCCAGCAGGGAGGCGCGGTGCGCACCAGCAGGGCCAGCTTGGCCATGGCGCGGACCGAACGCGGCCCGATGACCGCCAGAAACCGCTCCTTCACCATCACCCTGTCGGAGCACTCGCGTCGCTGGCAGGACCAGATCATCCCCGCCATCCGGGACTGCGCCGACGCCTTCCTCGCCGCGCCCATCGCGAACCTGGGCCACCGCGGCATCGAGAAAGCCGCCGAACAGGTGCCCCAATGGCTGGCGCGCGTCGGCAACCCCCAGCAGGACCTACCGCAAGCCGCCCTCTTGATGGAGAAAGCCGGCACCGGCGGGGCCTTGTTTCGCGCCCTCTATCGCGACTTCCTCGGCGAGTGCATCCAGCGAATCGACGACAGCAACCTCCGCGCCGGTCATGCGCTGTATGCGGAGGCCGCCCCCCTGTGGACGCACGTGGCCACGTTGATCACGAAGGCCGGAGAGAGCGGCGACGTGGGGCATCTCGAAAAGGCCCGCGTCATCCTCCACGATCTTTCGCGCATCGAGAAGAATGCCATGCAGGTGCTGCGTCGGTTGTAG